AAGATTGCGCGAACGCGTGAACGGAATTCACCACTCCGCTTCGCGTCAGGAACGTTCCGAAGATCGACATGATATAGGCCATGATGACCAGCACCATGTTCCAGATCTTCAGCATGCCCTTCTTTTCCTGGACCATCACCGAGTGCAGGAACGCGGTTCCGATAAGCCATGGCATCAGCGAAGCGTTTTCAACCGGATCCCAGCCCCAGAATCCGCCCCAGCCGAGCTCGTGATACGCCCACTTGCCGCCGAGCATGATTCCGATGCTCAGGAACATCCAGGCGACCATCGTCCAGCGCCGCGTGGTGCGGATCCATGTATCCCCTAGCTGGCGTGTGAACATTGCCGCCATCGCGAACGCGAACGGAACGGCAAACCCGACGAAGCCGAGATAGAGCATCGGAGGGTGGATGACCATGTAGGCATCCTGAAGCAGGGGATTCAATCCTTGTCCATCGTGGGGGACAAAGGGCAACGGCGATCCCGACTGCAGAAGCACTGTCTGATTGAACGGATTGACCGCGAACAGATGCATGGTCGTGAAGAACAACGATGTCGTCATCAGGACTGCCGTGACGTACGGCATCATCGCGCTGTGCTTGCGCCAGTTCTGAACCACGACCAGGGCTGTATACAGCGTCAACAGCCAGCCCCAGAACAGCAGCGAACCTTCCTGCCCGCCCCAGATCGAACTGACTTTGAAGTAAATCGGCAGGTCGCGATTCGAGTGGGCCGCGATGTACTTGATGGAGAAATCGCTGACCGCGAACAGGTAGCCGAGGCAGACAATCGACGTCGTGATCGACGCGAAAGCCGCCAGCGCGGCGTTGCGGCCGCTGGCAATCAGGCTGTCATTTTTGAGGCGGATGCCGAGGAGCGACGCGACGATGGAATATGCCGTCACCACCCAGGCAAGCGCGAGGGCAAACTGGCCGATTTGTGCTGCCATGTTCGTTTACTCTTTTGTGGCGATATTCACGCCGGCTGCTTTCTCTTTGTCGTACTTGGATGCGCACTTGGCGGTGAGATCGGTGGCTGTGAAAACGCCGTCGTGGCCAAGAGTGCCGCCGGCAACCGCGGTTGCGCGATCGATCAGCGTGTCTGGAAGGGGGCCCTTGCCGATGTACCGGATTTTCAATGTCTGCGGTTCCTGTCCGATCACAAAATCAACGATTTTCCCGTCAGCACTGCGCTGAATCGTACCCGCCATCACGTCGCCCGACACCTGCATCCGTACGCCGAAGGCTTTGTCTTTCATTGCATAGACTTCCGGGACGGTCTGGAAGTAGCTCTTGCTGTCCTGGTAACCGGAGTAGGCTAATAAGGCGATCGCTATAATGATGACGCTCGATCCCACGACAAACTTAAGCTGTTTGCGTTTCATGCATTTACCCTTTCGACAGTCCGGCACATTATAGCATTCTTATTGAGCCGCGGAGCGGGGCCAATTCATCCGATCGCCATCCCGGCGGAATGGCAACGGCGGCACGACGCATCGGAGATCGCCTGAGTTTTCCCGGAATCACTGAAATCGAAGAAGCCCCAGCCCCCTTCGAACCGGTTGCCGTCTTTTACCGAAACGACGAGGCTGCCGTGCGGCTCCCGCTCCTGAGCGGTCTCCTGGGCGGTTCGAGGACGAACGCGCTCACGAACAAGCACTGTGCCCTCCGGGAACCGGCCGGTTTTTGAGTACTCCCGCCAGGCGGCAGGATCCACGTATATATTTTCTCCGGCCGATACCCATTCCCGGTATCCCTGCGGCCGTAACAAGGCGGCTTTCCCTGCGAATTGAGCTGCGGGAGTGCGGCGCACCTGGCCCAGAAGCACAACGGATACGATCATAAGGACAACAAAGCCGGCGAACGCATAACGGGGCGGCCGGAAGAAAAACCGCTGCTCCTGGATCTGCGACAGAACTCCGGCTCGTACCGCTGCGAACAATTCGGGATTCGGCGGCGTCTGAAACGGCGACTTCAGCCGCTCTTTGATCAAAGATTGAGTCGTCCGGAGTTGCTCGCAAAACAAACGGCATTCGGCGCAGGCGCCGATCTGGCGGCTGATTTTTTCCGCCTGGAAGCCCGCCAAGTCATCTTCAATAAACAAGGCCAGCTGTTCTCTGGAATGGCCGCAATTCATTTTCGACCTCCCATCATTGCGTCAATCGCATCTTTCATGTGAACGCGGCCGCGGCTGATGTGGGAGCGGACCGTGCTCTCCGAGGTTTCCAGGATCGCTGCAACTTCCGGTGTGGAAAGCCCCTCGATATCGCGCAGCGTGATGGCGAGCCGCTCTTTCTCCGGAAGGCTTCGCAACACCTTGTGAAGCATTTCTCTTTCTTGTTCCTCGACGACTCCGGCGTGGGGATCGCAGCTTTTGCCTGTTGCCGGCGCGGTGGCCGGCTCGGAATCCGTAAATGTGCTCCAGCGGCGTTGTCTTTTGCGTCCGATATTGCGGCAGACATTGATCGTCATCCGCATCAGCCAGGGTTCGATCGGCCTTTCCAGGTCCAGGCGATGCAGGTACTTGTAGGCTCGCAGAAAGACTTCCTGGGCCGCATCCTGGACATCTTCGGGAGTGCCCAGCAGCTTGGTGGCGAGCCGCACGACCCGCCGTTCGAATCGCAGCATGACGCCTTCGAATGCCGCGGAATCGCCGCCGAGGGTCTGACGCACAAGCGACGCCACCTCCGCCGCCTCGGGCGAGGGTTGCGTGTCCGGAGTTCGGGACATGAAGAGCGCAGTTCGAATCATCAATTACTAATACCCGGTCACCCGGCGAAACGTTGCGGCTACACTTATAAAATGAAGCGCTACCCGATGTATGACCCGCCCGAATACGTCCATTGGGAGCCTTTACCCGGCATCATTGAAGAGTTCGAGAACACGATCGGCCGGGATTCCGGGCGCTCCGGAATCATCTTACAGCTGAATGACGACCGGCTTCTCGATATGTACGCGGGCATGCTGCGCTTCCGGTTGCACGATATCACGCTGAAACGGTGGGTGAAGCAGGGCATCCTCGCGAAAGCCTGGCTCGGTACGGGCGAGGAGGCAGTGACCGTCGGAAATGTCCATGCGCTGGACCGCACGATCGATAAGGTCGGCCCGATGATTCGAAATGCCGGCGCTTGCCACGAGATGGGAATTCCCGTGGTCGACATGCTGCGCGAATATCTGGCGACGGCCGACTCCCCGAGCAAAGGAAAAGATCTTCATATCGGCAGCCTGGCTCATGGCGTGATCGCGCCGGCCAGCCAGGTTGCGGCGCTGACGCCGGTGTTTGCCGGCATCGCGCTCGCGTTCAAGCAACGCGGCGAACGGGCTGTCGCGCTTACCTGGATTGGAGACGGCGCAACCAAGACAA
The DNA window shown above is from Terriglobia bacterium and carries:
- a CDS encoding cytochrome c maturation protein CcmE, with amino-acid sequence MKRKQLKFVVGSSVIIIAIALLAYSGYQDSKSYFQTVPEVYAMKDKAFGVRMQVSGDVMAGTIQRSADGKIVDFVIGQEPQTLKIRYIGKGPLPDTLIDRATAVAGGTLGHDGVFTATDLTAKCASKYDKEKAAGVNIATKE
- a CDS encoding cytochrome P460 family protein — translated: MNCGHSREQLALFIEDDLAGFQAEKISRQIGACAECRLFCEQLRTTQSLIKERLKSPFQTPPNPELFAAVRAGVLSQIQEQRFFFRPPRYAFAGFVVLMIVSVVLLGQVRRTPAAQFAGKAALLRPQGYREWVSAGENIYVDPAAWREYSKTGRFPEGTVLVRERVRPRTAQETAQEREPHGSLVVSVKDGNRFEGGWGFFDFSDSGKTQAISDASCRRCHSAGMAIG
- a CDS encoding sigma-70 family RNA polymerase sigma factor; the protein is MIRTALFMSRTPDTQPSPEAAEVASLVRQTLGGDSAAFEGVMLRFERRVVRLATKLLGTPEDVQDAAQEVFLRAYKYLHRLDLERPIEPWLMRMTINVCRNIGRKRQRRWSTFTDSEPATAPATGKSCDPHAGVVEEQEREMLHKVLRSLPEKERLAITLRDIEGLSTPEVAAILETSESTVRSHISRGRVHMKDAIDAMMGGRK